From Erwinia pyri, a single genomic window includes:
- a CDS encoding MarR family winged helix-turn-helix transcriptional regulator — MTTVKDDKKAQDAPLLLDQQLCFALYSANLALHKLYRQLLTQLEITYPQYLVMLVLWERDDVTVSDIGERLFLDSATLTPLLKRLESAGLLHRQRSRKDERQVMVTLTEQGRELRSKAVNIPDTVFCATSCDDETLSSLKTNLEKLRDNLNS; from the coding sequence ATGACTACCGTTAAAGATGACAAAAAAGCCCAGGACGCGCCACTGTTGCTTGACCAGCAGCTCTGCTTTGCGCTCTATTCCGCCAACCTGGCGCTGCACAAGCTCTACCGCCAGCTGTTAACGCAGCTTGAGATCACCTACCCGCAATATCTGGTGATGCTGGTACTTTGGGAGCGGGATGATGTCACCGTTTCTGATATTGGCGAACGTCTGTTTCTGGACTCCGCCACGCTGACGCCGCTGTTAAAAAGGCTGGAATCAGCCGGGCTGCTTCATCGCCAGCGCTCACGCAAAGATGAGCGGCAGGTGATGGTCACCCTGACAGAGCAGGGCCGTGAGCTGCGCAGTAAAGCCGTAAATATTCCCGATACGGTGTTCTGTGCCACCTCCTGCGACGATGAGACGCTCTCCTCGCTGAAAACGAATCTGGAAAAGCTGCGCGATAACCTGAACAGTTAA
- a CDS encoding organic hydroperoxide resistance protein, producing MSLEKVVYTAKAKATGGRDGRATSSDNVLDVKLGVPKEMGGAGGEATNPEQLFAAGYSACFLGAMKFVAGRDKISLPKEAFIEGEVGIGPIPTGFSIEVKLNIHLEGMDPAEAQKLVDAAHIVCPYSNATRGNIDVTLNIIN from the coding sequence ATGTCTTTAGAAAAAGTTGTTTATACCGCAAAAGCCAAAGCCACCGGCGGCCGTGATGGTCGTGCAACCTCTTCCGACAACGTGCTGGACGTCAAGCTGGGCGTGCCAAAAGAGATGGGCGGCGCAGGCGGCGAAGCCACTAACCCGGAGCAGCTGTTTGCCGCCGGTTATTCTGCCTGCTTCCTGGGCGCGATGAAGTTTGTAGCGGGCCGCGACAAAATCTCTCTGCCAAAAGAGGCGTTTATTGAAGGCGAAGTGGGTATTGGCCCGATTCCGACCGGTTTCAGTATCGAAGTGAAACTGAACATCCACCTGGAAGGTATGGATCCGGCAGAAGCGCAAAAGCTGGTCGATGCGGCACACATTGTCTGCCCATACTCCAACGCCACCCGCGGCAACATTGATGTGACGCTGAATATCATCAACTAA